In Rutidosis leptorrhynchoides isolate AG116_Rl617_1_P2 chromosome 2, CSIRO_AGI_Rlap_v1, whole genome shotgun sequence, one genomic interval encodes:
- the LOC139888548 gene encoding protein FAR1-RELATED SEQUENCE 11-like, producing the protein MYQKYGDVVVFDTTFKVNSYDMPFGIFVGVDNHEITVLFGCALLRNETTTTFQWLFKNFCLLMRRPPLKILTDQDQWMTQTIAKEIPSAKHAFCKWHITTKFSSWFMSVLRSEYSSLYKIKSFWVPAYLRDFFFGGMTTTGRSESINAFIKKFISSRTCLSDFIRQVNLAVEDVQQKQLHDTMFQKYRGSYLRSLSPLEEQGHQFLTPFAFKKFQEQFGLAMQYLVKETAYSNRDENIVNFIVKHQKATRYHNVVWDGNVAKYTCKNFEFVGILCLHILSVFIHKGCFEVPSKYWHPRWSRNDTQVVEIPQEPIRGTSNSDANNEVEADVIDVVQCPIKSKTKGRPSEKRMKSVKELPKQRRCGRCRFGHNINTCKERISDEISNQKKTIDLDGEDINPVLSKKLLLGALPVHCMKKVTVRVLVSCNLDRWDVEVIGRVIEVF; encoded by the exons ATGTATCAAAAATATGGTGACGTTGTGGTATTCGATACTACATTCAAAGTCAATTCGTATGACATGCCTTTTGGCATATTTGTTGGTGTTGACAATCATGAAATAACCGTTTTATTTGGTTGTGCACTTCTACGAAATGAGACTACAACCACATTTCAATGGTTGTTCAAG AATTTTTGTTTACTTATGAGAAGGCCCCCGCTTAAAATTTTGACTGATCAGGATCAATGGATGACACAAACGATTGCAAAAGAAATTCCTTCGGCTAAACATGCATTTTGCAAATGGCATATCACTACTAAATTTAGTAGTTGGTTTATGTCAGTGTTAAGAAGTGAGTATTCAA GCTTGTACAAGATAAAATCATTTTGGGTACCCGCTTATCTTCGTGATTTCTTTTTTGGTGGAATGACAACTACCGGAAGATCAGAAAGTATTAACGCATTTATAAAGAAGTTTATATCTTCTCGTACATGTCTAAGTGACTTTATTAGACAA GTTAATCTTGCAGTTGAAGatgttcagcaaaaacaactacaCGATACTATGTTTCAGAAATATAGAGGGTCGTATTTGAGATCACTTTCACCATTAGAAGAACAAGGTCATCAGTTCTTAACTCCATTTGCTTTTAAAAAGTTTCAAGAGCAGTTTGGTCTCGCAATGCAATATTTGGTTAAAGAAACTGCATATTCTAACCGTGATGAGAACATCGTTAACTTTATTGTCAAACATCAAAAGGCAACACGGTATCATAATGTAGTTTGGGATGGTAATGTGGCTAAGTACActtgcaaaaattttgaatttgttgGCATACTTTGTCTTCATATTTTAAGTGTATTTATCCATAAAGgttgctttgaagttccttcaaaaTATTGGCATCCACGATGGAGTCGCAATGACACTCAAGTCGTTGAAATACCCCAAGAACCAATTCGTGGCACATCAAACTCTGATGCCAACAATGAGGTTGAAGCTGATGTGATTGACGTGGTTCAGTGCCCAATAAAATCAAAAACCAAAGGACGACCTAGTGAAAAGAGGATGAAAAGTGTAAAGGAATTACCAAAACAAAGACGTTGTGGACGGTGCCGTTTTGGTCACAACATTAACACATGCAAGGAAAGAATAAGTGATGAAATTTCTAACCAGAAAAAGACGATTGATTTAGATGGTGAAGATATTAATCCAGTATTATCTAAGAAAT TATTACTAGGTGCATTGCCCGTACATTGCATGAAGAAGGTTACGGTTCGTGTTTTAGTGAGCTGCAACTTGGACAGATGGGATGTTGAGGTGATTGGTAGAGTCATTGAAGTGTTTTGA